In one Rhizobium leguminosarum genomic region, the following are encoded:
- a CDS encoding phosphotransferase enzyme family protein, whose product MKPLEGGRAGQIWRDGNTVIRPSGAWTPTVHRFLRHLRSRGFLAAPEPIEISAEREDVVSFVAGSVCEDLRDPFVGSETMLLSAARLLRDFHTASQGFLERDGEVQTWMLPPQEPREIVCHGDYAPYNVATAEHEAVGIIDFDAAHPAPRLWDLAYAVYRWAPLSDPSNPGVISGLDEQLRRAEIFCMAYSTTAEERRQLPETICSRLQALVNFMQTRASAGDETFVEDVAAGDGRLYLSDIDYISKHRDQLQRALR is encoded by the coding sequence GTGAAACCATTGGAGGGCGGGCGAGCCGGGCAGATCTGGCGTGACGGCAACACTGTCATCAGACCATCCGGCGCGTGGACGCCGACGGTGCACCGGTTTTTGCGGCACCTCAGAAGCAGGGGCTTTCTAGCGGCGCCGGAGCCCATCGAAATCTCAGCGGAAAGGGAGGACGTTGTCAGCTTCGTCGCCGGGAGCGTCTGCGAAGACTTGCGTGACCCATTTGTCGGATCGGAGACCATGCTGCTTTCCGCAGCCAGGCTTTTGCGCGATTTTCACACCGCATCTCAGGGGTTTCTGGAGAGGGATGGCGAGGTCCAGACATGGATGCTGCCGCCGCAGGAACCGCGCGAGATCGTCTGCCACGGAGATTATGCGCCTTACAACGTCGCCACCGCAGAGCATGAGGCTGTCGGGATCATCGATTTCGACGCCGCTCATCCCGCGCCGCGCCTATGGGATCTGGCCTATGCGGTTTACCGCTGGGCACCCTTGTCCGATCCCTCCAACCCCGGCGTGATATCAGGCCTCGATGAACAGCTGCGGCGGGCGGAGATCTTCTGCATGGCCTACAGCACGACGGCAGAAGAGCGGCGCCAGCTGCCGGAGACGATCTGCAGTCGGCTTCAGGCGCTCGTGAATTTCATGCAAACAAGGGCCTCGGCCGGAGACGAGACCTTCGTGGAGGACGTGGCTGCAGGAGACGGTCGGCTGTATCTAAGCGACATCGACTACATCAGCAAACATCGAGATCAGCTGCAACGCGCACTGCGGTGA
- a CDS encoding magnesium and cobalt transport protein CorA codes for MEQLKDLDSVSPRAGSGSASPPYERPGVVAAAVYQHGQRIRDIGIEEAGEWRGRDNAVVWIGLHEPDEVLLHQVQAEFNLHALAIEDAAQPHQRPKLEIYGDAMFIVARTAHMKDDEIIFGETHLFVGRGYVVSVRHGDSSSYLAVRQRCEATPAALAHGENYILYSILDFIVDNYMPVIEVVQEEVEKLEDLVLREQLAKSDIERLYLLRRKLLRLRNAVVPLVDVCRRYEHIDLPGMDPTLQSLFRDVTDHVRRVQEDIDALREVLAFAFEASVMIGQTEQTAIARKLAAWAAILAVPTAIAGIYGMNFSDMPELKFQYGYFFVLGVIAVLCLGLFGFFRRRKWL; via the coding sequence TTGGAGCAGCTGAAAGATCTGGACAGTGTTTCCCCGCGGGCCGGCAGCGGTTCGGCATCGCCGCCCTATGAACGTCCCGGCGTCGTGGCTGCTGCCGTTTACCAGCATGGGCAACGCATTCGCGACATTGGGATAGAAGAGGCCGGCGAATGGCGAGGCCGGGACAATGCCGTCGTCTGGATCGGCCTGCACGAGCCGGATGAAGTGCTGCTGCACCAGGTCCAGGCTGAGTTTAATCTCCATGCCTTGGCGATCGAGGACGCGGCGCAGCCCCATCAGCGACCGAAGCTGGAGATTTATGGGGACGCGATGTTCATCGTCGCCCGCACCGCCCATATGAAGGATGACGAAATCATCTTCGGCGAAACGCATTTGTTCGTCGGTCGCGGGTATGTCGTCTCGGTTCGCCACGGGGACTCATCTTCGTACCTGGCGGTGCGGCAGCGATGCGAGGCGACGCCCGCAGCGCTGGCCCACGGCGAGAATTACATTCTTTATTCCATCCTGGATTTCATCGTCGACAATTACATGCCGGTCATCGAGGTCGTGCAGGAGGAGGTCGAAAAACTCGAGGATCTGGTGCTGCGCGAACAGCTGGCAAAATCCGACATCGAGCGGCTTTACCTGTTGCGGCGCAAGCTGCTGCGATTGCGCAATGCCGTGGTGCCGCTCGTCGACGTCTGCCGGCGATACGAGCATATCGATCTTCCCGGTATGGATCCGACGCTCCAGTCGCTGTTTCGCGATGTGACCGATCACGTGCGCCGGGTTCAGGAAGATATCGATGCGTTGCGCGAGGTGCTGGCCTTCGCCTTCGAGGCCAGCGTGATGATCGGCCAGACGGAGCAGACGGCGATTGCCCGCAAGCTTGCCGCCTGGGCGGCGATCCTCGCCGTTCCCACCGCGATCGCCGGAATCTACGGCATGAATTTCAGCGATATGCCTGAACTGAAATTCCAGTATGGCTATTTCTTCGTGCTGGGTGTCATTGCCGTCTTGTGTCTGGGCCTGTTCGGTTTCTTCCGCCGAAGGAAGTGGCTGTAA
- a CDS encoding MBL fold metallo-hydrolase, which produces MDVSVELCSYPELDDRIVIVRAGDEVDGVFVRTERFNVLIDTLGTPELCRMALDLLEEKAADRPLIVINSHMDWDHFWGNAVITGRAPIIAHAAALDRLRDPSAQQILRDKASQEWRFRNVELVGPDITFSDSMVLNGGDLTLELIHTPGHTPDHVAAWIPELRICLAVDAVEYPIPEVWSKSAEDLRLIRSSLERIRDLNARLVIPAHGRTSSPSMVKANLGYFEALADRVDGLSESQLEDGELSRSSGFRLEDFVTIPAGMPLDTVTFYRNCHDTNLGATVQAHIEKRNHA; this is translated from the coding sequence GTGGATGTATCGGTAGAACTATGCTCCTATCCCGAACTTGACGACCGGATCGTGATCGTTCGAGCGGGCGACGAAGTCGATGGCGTGTTTGTCCGGACCGAGAGGTTCAACGTCCTGATCGATACGCTCGGGACGCCCGAGTTATGCCGGATGGCGCTGGATCTGCTTGAAGAGAAGGCTGCGGATCGCCCGCTGATCGTCATCAATTCGCACATGGATTGGGATCATTTCTGGGGAAATGCCGTCATTACGGGCCGCGCTCCCATCATAGCGCATGCCGCGGCGCTCGACCGCTTGCGTGATCCCTCGGCGCAGCAGATCCTCAGAGACAAGGCGAGCCAGGAATGGAGGTTTCGGAATGTCGAACTCGTCGGCCCCGATATCACCTTCTCCGACTCGATGGTCCTCAACGGCGGCGATCTCACGCTCGAACTGATCCATACGCCCGGGCACACGCCCGACCATGTCGCCGCATGGATCCCCGAACTTCGCATCTGCCTGGCGGTCGACGCGGTGGAATACCCCATTCCTGAAGTCTGGAGCAAAAGTGCCGAAGACCTTCGCCTGATCCGTTCCTCGCTAGAGCGGATCCGTGACCTTAATGCAAGACTGGTCATCCCCGCGCATGGCCGGACATCTTCGCCTTCGATGGTGAAGGCGAACCTCGGCTATTTCGAAGCCCTGGCCGATCGTGTCGATGGGTTGAGCGAAAGCCAACTGGAGGATGGAGAACTCAGCCGCTCAAGCGGCTTCCGGCTTGAAGATTTCGTCACCATTCCCGCTGGGATGCCTTTGGATACGGTGACATTCTACCGGAACTGCCACGATACAAATCTTGGCGCCACGGTTCAGGCCCATATCGAAAAACGGAATCACGCATAG